A window from Corynebacterium accolens encodes these proteins:
- a CDS encoding TetR/AcrR family transcriptional regulator → MQEELSLREQKRLETRLRIEDAATELVDKHSFGEVTIEEICELAGISRRTFFNYFDSKESAVLGAPSADFTAEMREYFLHEPTTNIMELVLNLVEQHMEGHHVNPTIRERRKRIANDPEAAAASISRKRAKSIELIGLIEERLDREPELRILEGHSTATEAMVIAGVVREALWLSIAAPDSDCSDALSSRLNDSLTLINDVMKGIRW, encoded by the coding sequence GTGCAAGAAGAACTATCACTACGCGAGCAGAAACGCCTAGAAACACGGCTACGCATTGAGGATGCCGCCACCGAACTGGTGGATAAGCATTCCTTTGGCGAGGTCACTATTGAAGAGATCTGCGAACTAGCCGGTATTTCTCGGCGCACATTTTTTAATTATTTCGATTCGAAGGAATCCGCCGTGCTCGGGGCACCAAGCGCTGACTTCACCGCGGAAATGCGCGAGTATTTCCTCCACGAGCCCACCACCAACATCATGGAGCTCGTCCTTAACCTGGTGGAGCAGCACATGGAGGGCCATCACGTTAATCCCACGATTCGGGAGCGACGCAAGCGCATTGCTAATGACCCGGAGGCGGCCGCCGCCTCCATTAGTCGCAAGCGGGCGAAATCCATCGAGCTTATTGGACTCATTGAGGAGCGCCTTGACCGGGAACCGGAACTGCGCATCCTGGAGGGTCATTCCACGGCAACGGAGGCCATGGTCATCGCCGGTGTGGTCCGCGAGGCCCTGTGGCTTTCCATCGCCGCCCCCGATAGCGATTGCAGCGACGCCCTGAGTTCGCGTCTGAATGATTCACTGACTTTGATTAATGATGTTATGAAAGGAATCCGATGGTAG
- a CDS encoding class II fumarate hydratase: protein MTEYRTEHDTMGEVKVPADALWRAQTQRAVNNFPISGRGLEDAQIRALGLLKAACAQVNKDSGSLDAEKADAIIAAAQEIADGKHNDAFPIDVFQTGSGTSSNMNTNEVIASLVHKQGVEVHPNDDVNMGQSSNDTFPTATHVAATEAAVNDLIPGLKVLHESLTKKAKEFADVVKAGRTHLMDATPITLGQEFSGYARQVELGIERIEATLPRLGELAIGGTATGTGLNTSADFGGKVTEELKKLTGVENLKEAENHFEAQANRDGLVEFSGAMRSVAVSFNKIANDLRMLGSGPLTGLAEIHLKDLQPGSSIMPGKVNPVIPEAVTMVAGQVVGNDAAVAFGGAQGQFELNVFIPMMARNVLESARLLANSARVFAEKCVDHIEANEERMKHFAESSTSIVTPLNSAIGYENAAKAAKHALNEKITVRQAVIDLGFVDGENLTEEELDKRLDVLSMTNRERDNI from the coding sequence ATGACCGAATACCGTACCGAACATGACACTATGGGCGAGGTTAAAGTTCCCGCTGATGCCCTGTGGCGCGCACAGACCCAGCGCGCGGTAAACAATTTCCCTATTTCCGGCCGCGGCTTGGAAGATGCGCAGATTCGTGCGCTTGGCCTGCTCAAGGCTGCATGCGCACAGGTCAACAAGGACTCCGGCAGCCTGGATGCAGAAAAGGCAGACGCCATTATCGCCGCCGCACAGGAAATCGCGGATGGCAAGCACAACGATGCCTTCCCCATCGACGTATTCCAGACCGGCTCCGGCACCTCTTCCAATATGAACACCAACGAGGTCATCGCCTCCTTGGTGCATAAGCAGGGCGTAGAGGTTCACCCGAACGATGACGTCAACATGGGCCAGTCCTCCAATGACACCTTCCCCACCGCCACCCACGTGGCGGCTACGGAAGCGGCTGTCAATGACCTCATTCCGGGCCTAAAGGTCCTGCACGAGTCCTTGACTAAGAAGGCGAAGGAATTCGCGGACGTCGTCAAGGCCGGGCGCACCCACCTCATGGACGCCACCCCAATCACCTTGGGCCAGGAGTTCAGCGGCTACGCCCGCCAGGTGGAGCTCGGCATCGAGCGCATCGAGGCTACCCTCCCGCGCTTGGGAGAGCTCGCCATCGGTGGTACCGCCACCGGCACCGGCCTGAATACCTCCGCTGATTTCGGCGGCAAGGTGACCGAGGAGCTCAAGAAGCTCACCGGCGTTGAGAACCTGAAGGAAGCAGAAAACCACTTCGAGGCACAGGCTAACCGCGACGGCCTCGTAGAATTTTCCGGCGCCATGCGCTCGGTGGCCGTATCCTTCAACAAGATTGCCAATGACCTGCGTATGCTGGGCTCCGGCCCACTGACCGGCCTGGCAGAAATCCACCTGAAGGACCTGCAGCCTGGTTCCTCCATCATGCCGGGCAAGGTCAACCCGGTTATCCCTGAGGCGGTTACCATGGTGGCCGGCCAAGTTGTGGGCAATGACGCAGCCGTTGCCTTCGGCGGCGCGCAGGGACAGTTCGAGCTCAACGTCTTCATCCCGATGATGGCGCGCAACGTGCTCGAGTCCGCTCGCCTGCTGGCCAACTCCGCCCGCGTCTTTGCTGAGAAGTGCGTCGACCACATCGAGGCCAACGAGGAGCGAATGAAGCACTTCGCGGAGTCCTCCACCTCCATCGTGACCCCGCTGAACTCCGCCATCGGCTACGAGAATGCCGCCAAGGCCGCAAAACACGCCCTCAATGAGAAGATCACCGTCCGCCAGGCCGTAATCGACTTGGGCTTTGTTGACGGCGAGAACCTCACCGAGGAAGAGCTGGACAAGCGCTTGGACGTATTGAGCATGACCAACCGCGAGCGCGACAATATCTAA
- the glpX gene encoding class II fructose-bisphosphatase yields the protein MSENTSYLPDRNLAMELVRVTEAAALASGRWVGRGMKNEGDGAAVDAMRKLINSVAMKGVVVIGEGEKDEAPMLFNGEEVGTGEGAAMDIAVDPVDGTRLMAEGRPNAISVIAAAERGTMYDPSAVFYMEKIAVGPEAVGSIDINQSVQWNIESVAKAKGLRTADITVVVLDRPRHEKLIQEIREAGAKVRLIMDGDVAGAIAACQDSNSIDIMMGIGGTPEGIITACAMRCMGGEIQGKLWPKDEEEAEKARAAGHDLDKVLGTNDLVSSKNCYFAATGVTNGDMLRGVSYRNNGASTRSLVMRSKSGTIRYVDSFHKLAKLQEYSVVDYSDPTKN from the coding sequence ATGTCCGAAAATACTTCTTATTTGCCCGACCGTAACTTGGCCATGGAGCTGGTGCGCGTGACCGAAGCCGCCGCCTTGGCCTCTGGCCGCTGGGTTGGTCGTGGCATGAAGAATGAGGGCGATGGCGCGGCAGTCGATGCCATGCGCAAACTGATTAACTCCGTGGCGATGAAGGGCGTTGTCGTCATTGGTGAGGGCGAAAAGGATGAGGCCCCGATGCTCTTCAACGGTGAAGAGGTCGGCACGGGCGAAGGCGCGGCGATGGACATTGCTGTGGACCCGGTAGATGGCACGCGATTGATGGCCGAGGGCCGCCCCAATGCCATTTCCGTAATCGCCGCCGCAGAGCGCGGCACCATGTATGACCCATCTGCGGTCTTCTACATGGAAAAGATCGCCGTGGGCCCAGAAGCCGTCGGATCCATCGATATCAACCAGTCCGTGCAATGGAATATCGAGTCCGTGGCCAAGGCAAAGGGCCTGCGCACCGCCGATATCACCGTGGTGGTATTGGACCGCCCGCGCCACGAAAAGCTCATCCAGGAGATCCGCGAGGCAGGCGCAAAGGTGCGCCTCATTATGGATGGCGATGTGGCAGGTGCCATCGCCGCCTGCCAGGATTCCAACTCCATCGACATAATGATGGGCATTGGAGGTACCCCTGAGGGCATCATCACCGCCTGCGCCATGCGGTGCATGGGTGGCGAGATCCAGGGCAAGCTGTGGCCGAAGGATGAAGAAGAAGCAGAAAAGGCCCGCGCTGCCGGACACGACTTGGATAAGGTCTTGGGCACCAATGATTTGGTTTCGTCGAAGAACTGCTACTTCGCCGCTACCGGCGTGACCAATGGTGACATGCTGCGCGGTGTTTCCTACCGCAATAATGGTGCCTCCACCCGTTCGCTGGTCATGCGTTCCAAGTCCGGCACCATTCGCTACGTCGATTCCTTCCACAAGCTGGCTAAACTGCAGGAATACTCAGTGGTGGACTACTCGGACCCCACCAAGAACTAA
- a CDS encoding DUF4245 domain-containing protein: protein MAAEQRPKIFEGARDIILSLSVVVVMMLLVVGATGLCSVNPETEQGPVQEVDEETFLDTQARAGIGAIRDPQMPEGWQANAARRSQLGGDTVTVVSWLTADGNYVESTQTQVSAEEAGEKXDANYRGLNSMREXAGHQVRVLASDDDSVRRLWIADLGDARLIISGAAPDEEFAAATEAFIEAKPISGK, encoded by the coding sequence GTGGCTGCAGAACAAAGACCGAAGATTTTCGAAGGCGCTCGCGACATCATTTTGTCCCTTTCCGTAGTGGTGGTCATGATGTTGCTCGTGGTGGGCGCGACGGGGCTTTGCTCGGTGAATCCGGAAACAGAGCAAGGCCCAGTTCAAGAGGTAGACGAGGAGACCTTCCTGGATACGCAGGCTCGCGCCGGTATTGGTGCTATCCGAGATCCCCAGATGCCCGAAGGCTGGCAGGCCAATGCGGCCCGCCGTTCGCAGCTAGGCGGCGACACAGTCACCGTCGTCAGCTGGCTTACCGCGGATGGAAACTACGTGGAATCCACCCAAACCCAGGTTTCTGCAGAAGAGGCGGGCGAAAAAWACGACGCTAACTATCGCGGGCTGAACTCAATGCGCGAGGKAGCCGGCCATCAGGTGCGCGTGCTGGCAAGTGACGACGATTCTGTGCGCCGCTTGTGGATCGCCGACTTGGGCGATGCCCGCCTCATCATCTCCGGTGCAGCCCCCGATGAAGAATTCGCCGCCGCCACCGAGGCCTTTATCGAGGCCAAACCTATAAGCGGAAAGTAA
- a CDS encoding exodeoxyribonuclease VII small subunit yields MSDETIGSGQPGQDAFTPVEELSYEQARDELIETVKILELGQMGLDESLKYWERGEALARTCESHLDGASKRVEDALEKAEHSEQQAEEGEE; encoded by the coding sequence ATGTCAGATGAAACCATTGGTTCCGGCCAGCCAGGCCAAGATGCCTTTACTCCCGTAGAGGAATTGAGCTACGAACAGGCGCGCGATGAGCTCATTGAAACTGTCAAGATTTTAGAGCTCGGCCAAATGGGCCTGGACGAGTCCCTGAAATACTGGGAGCGCGGCGAGGCGCTTGCTCGCACGTGCGAGTCCCACTTGGATGGCGCCTCCAAGCGGGTGGAGGATGCCCTTGAAAAGGCGGAACACAGCGAGCAGCAGGCTGAGGAGGGTGAAGAGTAA
- the xseA gene encoding exodeoxyribonuclease VII large subunit has translation MNQPANTPETPWPVGQVNDQVKGWIERLGYLWVEGQLTQINYKPTWKLSYLTLRDVQQEKSVQLTCSSSMLHNLPTPLKDGDRVIVHGKPAFYAGRGSFSLWTTEIRHVGIGDLLARIEKLRAQLAAEGLFDPARKRPLPYLPQKIGLITGRGSAAERDVVAVARDRWPAVQFRVINTAVQGANTVPEVISALQELDGDAEIDVIIIARGGGSVEDLLPFSEEALQRAVVAASTPVVSAIGHEPDSPVLDNVADLRAATPTDAAKRVVPSVAEERAVIAEARSRMAAALRGWVERERRGLDNIRSRPVLADPMTPIRARREEVERMRTSMRRELRVLLDRETRHVESLRARVSALGPSATLARGYSIVQVLPKDGSDPEVVSSYEQSPPGAQLRIRVGDGSITAVSMASQAAD, from the coding sequence GTGAATCAACCGGCAAATACTCCAGAGACCCCGTGGCCCGTGGGCCAGGTCAATGACCAGGTGAAGGGATGGATCGAGCGCCTTGGATACCTGTGGGTGGAAGGCCAATTAACGCAGATCAATTACAAGCCCACCTGGAAGCTGTCCTACCTCACCCTGCGCGATGTGCAGCAGGAAAAGTCGGTGCAATTGACCTGCTCTTCCTCAATGCTGCACAACTTGCCCACGCCGCTAAAAGACGGCGACCGCGTCATCGTGCACGGCAAACCCGCCTTTTATGCCGGCCGCGGATCCTTTTCCCTGTGGACCACGGAGATTCGGCACGTGGGCATCGGCGATTTATTGGCGCGCATCGAAAAGCTGCGCGCGCAGCTTGCCGCAGAAGGCCTCTTTGATCCCGCGCGCAAGCGCCCGCTTCCCTACCTCCCGCAGAAAATCGGCCTGATTACCGGCCGCGGTTCTGCCGCCGAGCGCGATGTCGTGGCGGTAGCCCGCGACAGGTGGCCGGCCGTGCAATTCCGCGTCATTAATACCGCTGTTCAGGGGGCGAATACCGTCCCCGAGGTGATTTCCGCCTTGCAGGAGCTCGACGGCGATGCGGAGATCGATGTCATCATCATCGCCCGCGGTGGCGGTTCCGTCGAAGATCTCCTTCCCTTTTCTGAAGAAGCCCTGCAACGCGCCGTCGTGGCCGCCAGCACCCCGGTGGTCTCCGCGATTGGCCACGAGCCGGATAGTCCGGTGCTCGATAACGTCGCAGATCTGCGCGCGGCTACCCCGACGGACGCCGCCAAGCGCGTGGTCCCGTCGGTGGCAGAGGAACGCGCGGTCATCGCTGAGGCGCGATCCCGCATGGCGGCGGCCTTGCGCGGCTGGGTAGAACGCGAGCGCCGTGGATTGGATAATATCCGCTCGCGCCCAGTGCTGGCCGATCCGATGACGCCAATCCGCGCTCGGCGCGAAGAGGTCGAGCGCATGCGCACGAGCATGCGCCGCGAACTGCGGGTGCTCTTAGACCGTGAGACCCGGCACGTGGAGTCCCTTCGCGCGCGGGTTTCTGCTTTAGGTCCTTCGGCGACGCTTGCCCGTGGGTATTCTATTGTCCAGGTCTTGCCCAAAGATGGCAGCGATCCGGAGGTCGTTAGCTCTTATGAGCAATCACCGCCCGGCGCGCAATTGCGCATTCGCGTGGGCGATGGTTCCATCACCGCCGTGTCCATGGCCTCCCAGGCCGCCGATTAG
- a CDS encoding 4-hydroxy-3-methylbut-2-enyl diphosphate reductase: MTDGKNVLLAAPRGYCAGVDRAVETVEKALEKYGAPIYVRKQIVHNRYVVESLAKRGVIFVEEAAEAPEGAHLVFSAHGISPAVRNQAQERKQLTLDATCPLVTKVHKEAQRFERDGYHILLVGHEGHEEVEGTAGEAPDVTHLVDGVDGVDKLPDYLQDEKLIWLSQTTLSVDETVVIVNKLRERFPHLENPPSDDICYATQNRQESVKAIAPKCDLMIVVGSKNSSNSVRLVEVALEAGSRDSXLVXFADEIDESWLDGVETVGVTCGASVPELLVREVLEYLDERGFNDVEQVTTSTESITFALPRDLRPART, translated from the coding sequence ATGACTGATGGTAAAAATGTTCTCCTCGCGGCACCGCGCGGTTACTGCGCTGGAGTGGACCGCGCCGTCGAGACCGTAGAAAAGGCGCTAGAAAAATACGGCGCACCCATTTATGTGCGCAAGCAAATCGTCCACAACCGTTATGTCGTTGAATCTTTGGCCAAGCGCGGAGTCATCTTCGTTGAAGAGGCCGCCGAGGCCCCGGAGGGTGCTCACCTCGTCTTTTCCGCCCACGGCATCTCCCCGGCGGTGCGCAATCAGGCACAGGAGCGCAAGCAATTGACCTTGGACGCTACCTGCCCCTTGGTGACTAAGGTGCACAAGGAAGCCCAGCGTTTCGAGCGCGATGGTTACCACATCCTCCTCGTGGGCCACGAAGGCCACGAGGAGGTAGAAGGCACCGCGGGCGAGGCCCCCGATGTTACGCATCTGGTCGATGGCGTCGACGGCGTGGACAAGCTGCCAGACTACCTGCAGGATGAGAAACTCATCTGGCTTTCGCAGACCACACTCTCGGTGGATGAGACCGTTGTCATCGTCAATAAGCTGCGCGAGCGTTTTCCGCACCTAGAAAACCCGCCGTCAGATGATATCTGCTACGCCACTCAAAACCGGCAAGAGTCCGTCAAAGCCATTGCACCGAAGTGCGATCTTATGATCGTGGTGGGGTCTAAGAACTCGTCCAACTCCGTGCGCCTCGTAGAAGTCGCGCTCGAGGCGGGTTCACGCGACTCCCMCTTGGTGGRTTTTGCCGACGAGATCGATGAATCGTGGCTAGACGGCGTAGAGACCGTTGGCGTGACCTGTGGCGCCTCCGTGCCAGAACTTCTTGTGCGCGAGGTGCTCGAATACTTGGATGAGCGCGGCTTTAATGACGTGGAGCAAGTGACCACCTCCACCGAATCCATTACTTTCGCGCTGCCGCGCGATCTGCGTCCTGCCCGCACCTAG
- a CDS encoding DUF6542 domain-containing protein has protein sequence MSLAKQRKPTAAQSLSMPSISLLKGLGLLAALLLTGALISILVGSIGWMYFAFLIISSLLIALIVEERGLFLSIASIPILYAVTVVTAGIFITKSNAPEGTSFSKTSLLTSVYPLVQNFLWLLIAVLGATAIGVLRWMRFRKAAQRAVNQQKVARRADMKRDRQNRAERLSVAELMARNRSENPQAPSPRASRRRSHAQAQPPRKPQDRIRGRDREERRREQQAERENRLQPDPHRRAGDVIPPAPEPDLASSTKDTAKKQRWDDNLYE, from the coding sequence GTGTCACTAGCCAAACAACGAAAGCCTACCGCCGCGCAAAGCCTGAGCATGCCGAGCATCTCGCTGCTGAAGGGCCTTGGACTATTGGCGGCACTTTTGCTCACCGGCGCATTGATTTCCATTCTTGTCGGCTCCATAGGCTGGATGTACTTTGCCTTTCTCATCATCAGCTCCCTGCTCATAGCGCTCATCGTTGAGGAGCGAGGATTATTCCTGTCCATCGCGTCCATCCCCATTTTGTACGCGGTAACCGTGGTGACGGCGGGAATCTTCATCACCAAGTCCAATGCTCCGGAAGGCACCAGTTTTTCTAAAACGTCCCTGCTGACCTCCGTGTATCCGCTGGTCCAGAACTTCCTGTGGTTGCTTATCGCGGTTCTCGGCGCGACCGCAATCGGCGTCTTGCGCTGGATGCGCTTCCGCAAGGCCGCCCAACGCGCTGTGAATCAGCAAAAGGTCGCGCGGCGCGCGGACATGAAGCGGGATCGCCAGAACCGCGCTGAACGGCTTTCCGTGGCGGAACTCATGGCGCGCAATAGATCCGAAAACCCGCAGGCCCCCTCTCCACGCGCCTCCCGCCGCAGATCACACGCACAGGCGCAACCTCCGCGGAAGCCGCAGGACCGCATCCGTGGCCGCGACCGAGAAGAGCGCCGTCGCGAGCAACAGGCGGAACGCGAAAATCGCTTGCAACCGGATCCGCACCGGCGCGCAGGGGACGTGATACCACCGGCTCCCGAACCAGATCTCGCTTCCTCGACAAAAGACACTGCCAAGAAACAGCGTTGGGACGATAACCTCTACGAATAA
- a CDS encoding DNA recombination protein RmuC: MTSTLPVLLLFIGLLLGAVLGWLAHSHSVSRSAPSEEHRALQESQRRQAELQPLEKAMDRIGFQLQELEEDRTAHLASLSSQVQAVTRTSSRLTERTDQLVTALRSPNVRGRWGEIQLERVVELGGMRRHVDFDSQVSAPLNGRIVRPDMLINLAGGRHIIVDAKVPFSSYLDALETDDPEEHAGYLRRHAHQLRSHIQALSHKDYIEAFQPTPEFVVLFVPADPFLDAALSVDPELIEFGFERNVVIATPSSLFALLRTVAMGWHQEDISAKAKEVQRLGRELYSRLNTLSEHYGKVGQGLEKAVEAYNSTLSSLDSRVGVTARKLHEMEIPGRTNRAPREPSPIDTWPRGTNSS, translated from the coding sequence ATGACATCCACTTTGCCTGTGCTGCTGCTGTTCATCGGTCTCCTATTGGGCGCCGTGCTGGGTTGGTTGGCCCACTCCCATTCCGTGTCCCGCTCCGCGCCGAGCGAGGAGCACCGGGCGCTGCAGGAATCGCAGCGCCGCCAGGCCGAGCTGCAACCGCTAGAAAAGGCCATGGATAGGATCGGATTCCAGCTACAAGAACTGGAAGAAGACCGCACCGCCCACTTAGCCTCCCTGTCCAGCCAAGTGCAGGCGGTGACCCGCACCTCGTCCCGGCTAACAGAGCGCACGGATCAGCTCGTTACGGCTCTCCGCTCGCCCAATGTGCGCGGGCGGTGGGGCGAGATCCAGCTAGAGCGCGTCGTCGAACTCGGCGGCATGAGACGGCACGTGGACTTCGATTCCCAAGTCTCTGCCCCCTTAAATGGCCGCATCGTGCGCCCAGATATGCTCATCAACTTGGCCGGTGGCAGGCATATCATCGTCGATGCCAAGGTTCCGTTCTCTTCATACCTCGATGCGCTAGAAACCGACGATCCAGAAGAACACGCCGGCTACCTGCGCCGCCACGCGCATCAGCTGCGCAGTCACATCCAGGCGCTATCCCACAAAGACTATATTGAGGCCTTCCAACCCACCCCGGAATTCGTGGTGCTCTTCGTACCCGCGGATCCTTTCCTCGATGCTGCGTTATCGGTCGATCCTGAGCTCATCGAGTTCGGTTTTGAACGCAACGTCGTCATCGCGACCCCGAGCTCACTCTTCGCGCTCTTGCGCACGGTAGCTATGGGGTGGCACCAGGAAGATATTTCCGCCAAGGCAAAAGAAGTCCAACGCTTGGGACGTGAGCTCTATTCGCGTCTCAATACCCTTTCGGAGCACTATGGCAAGGTGGGCCAAGGACTCGAAAAGGCAGTAGAAGCCTATAATTCCACGCTCTCCTCGCTTGATTCGCGCGTGGGCGTGACCGCCCGCAAGCTGCACGAAATGGAGATTCCCGGCCGTACGAACAGAGCGCCGCGCGAGCCCTCCCCCATTGATACGTGGCCGCGCGGGACAAATTCTTCTTAA
- a CDS encoding AI-2E family transporter, which produces MRQDGGVSSDKQPTPEKPQASPGDKMDGDFDTSQLDDVSPHPPGNQVDRSVIAGEMVKSTSLWAVRLLIIGVFLFAVYQVLGSFWQGILPVLLALIICTVLNPMARWMRTKGLPAGLAAIVTILLSSAAVGGLIASVAPDFMRQSQSLYLQTVSGIQQLQVWAQGPPLNLDSDDMSTYIDEAAGWLQERAGVIAGSVFTGIGNATSFFVTVFIVLVLTFFFLKDGTKFLPWLRDATGRRAGWHLTELLTRAWNTLGGFIRAQAVVSLIDAIFIGLGLVLIGVPLAMALAIITFIAGFIPFVGAIVSGALAVVIALVSLGFTQALLVLGLVILVQQLEGNVLSPWLQAKAMNLHPVIVLVSVIVGSALFGLIGGFLAVPTAAMIAVAYRYVQDMMKLQSGEKHSSELNYSTVAGYLIGRYTEEQAQYKREQWRKVPEHANPDIAGADAASDGASNTLDDSVDVDSTPDDYDDPSMRSNLRRARDAFENLLNGDSNK; this is translated from the coding sequence ATGAGGCAAGATGGTGGGGTGAGTTCTGATAAGCAACCAACACCCGAAAAGCCGCAGGCGAGCCCGGGCGATAAGATGGACGGTGACTTCGACACCAGCCAATTGGACGACGTATCGCCACATCCCCCGGGCAATCAGGTCGATCGCTCCGTCATTGCGGGCGAAATGGTGAAATCGACCTCCCTGTGGGCCGTGCGCCTGCTGATAATCGGCGTTTTCCTTTTTGCTGTATATCAGGTCCTGGGTAGCTTCTGGCAAGGCATCCTTCCAGTGCTCTTGGCTCTTATTATCTGTACAGTGCTTAACCCCATGGCGCGTTGGATGCGAACAAAGGGACTACCCGCGGGCCTGGCAGCGATTGTGACAATCCTGCTCTCTTCAGCCGCCGTCGGTGGGCTCATCGCCTCGGTGGCGCCGGACTTCATGCGGCAATCCCAGTCGCTCTACCTACAAACGGTCTCCGGCATCCAGCAGCTCCAGGTTTGGGCCCAGGGCCCACCCTTGAACCTCGATAGCGACGATATGAGCACCTATATCGACGAGGCCGCAGGCTGGTTGCAGGAGCGTGCGGGCGTTATCGCCGGGTCTGTATTTACGGGTATCGGCAATGCCACCTCATTTTTCGTCACGGTGTTCATTGTCTTGGTGCTCACCTTCTTCTTCCTCAAGGACGGCACCAAATTCCTGCCGTGGCTGCGCGATGCCACAGGCCGGCGCGCCGGCTGGCACCTCACGGAATTGCTCACGCGCGCCTGGAATACCCTGGGCGGATTCATTCGGGCGCAGGCGGTGGTCTCGCTTATCGATGCCATCTTTATCGGCCTCGGCCTCGTGCTTATCGGCGTGCCCTTGGCGATGGCCCTGGCGATCATTACCTTCATCGCCGGCTTCATCCCGTTCGTCGGCGCCATTGTCTCTGGCGCGCTCGCAGTGGTTATCGCCTTGGTATCTTTGGGCTTTACCCAAGCACTGTTGGTCTTGGGCCTCGTTATTTTGGTCCAGCAGCTTGAAGGCAATGTACTCTCGCCGTGGCTGCAGGCAAAGGCCATGAACCTGCACCCAGTTATTGTTTTGGTCTCCGTCATCGTCGGCTCCGCGCTCTTTGGACTCATCGGTGGATTCCTGGCCGTGCCGACCGCCGCCATGATCGCGGTTGCCTATCGCTACGTGCAGGACATGATGAAGCTGCAGTCCGGGGAAAAACACTCCTCCGAGCTCAATTACTCCACCGTCGCGGGCTATCTCATCGGCCGCTATACCGAAGAGCAGGCGCAATACAAGCGCGAGCAGTGGCGCAAGGTTCCAGAACACGCCAACCCCGATATCGCAGGCGCCGATGCCGCATCCGATGGCGCGTCTAACACCCTGGATGATTCCGTCGACGTCGATTCCACCCCGGACGACTATGACGATCCGAGCATGCGCTCCAACCTGCGCCGCGCGCGGGATGCCTTCGAAAATCTTTTGAACGGAGATTCGAATAAATAG
- the ychF gene encoding redox-regulated ATPase YchF: MSLTLGIVGLPNVGKSTLFNALTRSEILAANYPFATIEPNVGLVELPDPRLDTLAKMFNSERILPATVSFVDIAGIVAGASQGEGMGNAFLANIREADAICQVVRAFSDDNVIHVDGQVDPGNDISVINTELILADLQTIEKALPRLEKDARKNKDLAPVVEATKKAQEILEDDRTLFAAAKTGEIDLSLVRELHLMTAKPFLYVFNSDEAVLTDAAKKEELRQLVAPADCVFLDAQTESELLELDEDEASELLEAVGQEEPGLATLAKAGFSTLGLQTYLTAGEKEARAWTIKQGAAAPQAAGVIHTDFEKKFIKAEIVSFDDLVAAGSMAEARANGKVRQEGKDYIMHDGDVCDFKIGG; encoded by the coding sequence GTGAGTCTTACACTAGGAATCGTCGGCTTGCCCAATGTGGGCAAGTCCACTTTGTTTAATGCCCTGACCCGTTCCGAAATCTTGGCGGCTAATTACCCATTCGCCACCATCGAGCCCAACGTCGGCTTGGTGGAGCTGCCGGATCCCCGTTTGGACACCCTCGCTAAGATGTTCAACTCCGAGCGCATCTTGCCGGCAACCGTGTCCTTCGTGGATATTGCCGGCATCGTCGCAGGTGCCTCGCAGGGCGAGGGTATGGGAAACGCCTTCCTAGCCAATATCCGCGAGGCCGACGCTATCTGCCAGGTGGTCCGCGCCTTTTCTGATGACAATGTCATCCACGTCGATGGCCAGGTAGATCCCGGCAATGACATTTCCGTTATTAATACAGAGCTGATTCTGGCGGATCTGCAGACCATCGAGAAGGCCCTGCCGCGCCTAGAAAAGGATGCCCGGAAGAATAAGGACTTGGCGCCTGTGGTGGAGGCCACCAAGAAGGCGCAGGAAATCCTAGAGGATGACCGCACCCTCTTCGCCGCCGCCAAGACCGGCGAGATTGATCTTTCCCTCGTGCGCGAGCTGCACCTGATGACGGCTAAGCCCTTCCTCTATGTCTTTAACTCGGATGAGGCTGTGCTTACCGATGCCGCCAAGAAGGAAGAGCTGCGCCAGCTCGTCGCCCCAGCAGATTGCGTCTTCCTCGATGCACAGACCGAGTCTGAGCTCTTGGAGCTGGATGAGGACGAGGCAAGCGAGTTGCTCGAGGCAGTAGGCCAAGAAGAGCCCGGCTTGGCTACCCTGGCCAAGGCCGGATTCTCCACCTTGGGCCTGCAGACCTACCTCACCGCTGGTGAAAAGGAAGCCCGCGCGTGGACCATTAAGCAAGGCGCTGCCGCACCCCAGGCCGCTGGAGTTATCCACACCGACTTTGAAAAGAAGTTCATCAAGGCTGAAATCGTCTCCTTCGACGATCTCGTTGCCGCCGGCTCCATGGCCGAGGCGCGCGCCAACGGCAAGGTCCGTCAAGAAGGCAAGGACTACATCATGCACGATGGCGACGTGTGTGACTTCAAGATCGGTGGCTAA